Proteins encoded together in one Thermomonospora curvata DSM 43183 window:
- a CDS encoding DUF58 domain-containing protein translates to MHTSRTSRGALARLAPERTLRRLELAVTRRLDGLLHGEHVGLLPGPGTELAEARLYQPGEDDVRHMDWAVTARTTAPHVRDLIADHELETWALVDVTASMDYGTAALPKRDLAVAALAAVGFLTSRLGDRTGAYLMRGDGLRRWPARTGKAAIYALLADILTAPPQQASGRPSLAEGIAALARSQTRRGLRVIITDFLDQPADPQGRPDWERPLRRLAARHQVLAVEIIDPRELSLPEVGMVNVADPETGATYEVSLNRKVTDAYARAAAAHRRAVAAALRRAGAGHLQLRTDRDWITDIARFALRQRRVAGRGHRTLRGARP, encoded by the coding sequence ATGCACACGTCACGCACCTCACGCGGCGCCCTGGCCCGCCTGGCGCCGGAGCGGACGCTGCGGCGGCTGGAGCTTGCGGTCACGCGGCGGCTGGACGGGCTGCTGCACGGCGAGCATGTGGGGTTGCTGCCCGGGCCGGGCACCGAGCTGGCCGAGGCCCGGCTGTATCAGCCCGGCGAAGACGATGTGCGGCACATGGACTGGGCGGTGACCGCCCGCACCACCGCCCCGCATGTGCGTGACCTCATCGCCGACCATGAGCTGGAGACGTGGGCGCTGGTGGATGTGACCGCCAGCATGGACTACGGCACGGCCGCCCTGCCCAAACGGGATCTGGCGGTGGCCGCGCTGGCCGCCGTGGGGTTTTTGACCTCCCGGCTGGGGGACCGCACCGGCGCCTACCTGATGCGCGGGGACGGGTTGCGGCGCTGGCCGGCCCGCACCGGCAAGGCCGCCATCTACGCCCTGCTCGCTGACATCCTCACCGCCCCGCCCCAGCAGGCCTCAGGGCGGCCGTCGCTGGCCGAGGGCATCGCCGCCCTGGCGCGTTCCCAGACCCGCCGGGGGCTGCGCGTCATCATCACCGACTTCCTCGATCAGCCGGCCGACCCGCAGGGCCGGCCGGACTGGGAGCGGCCCTTGCGGCGCCTGGCCGCCCGTCACCAGGTGCTGGCCGTGGAGATCATCGATCCTCGTGAGCTGAGCCTGCCGGAGGTGGGGATGGTGAACGTGGCCGACCCGGAAACCGGCGCGACCTATGAGGTCTCCCTCAACCGCAAGGTCACCGACGCCTACGCCCGCGCCGCGGCCGCGCACCGCCGGGCCGTGGCGGCGGCGCTGCGCCGGGCCGGCGCCGGGCACCTGCAGTTGCGCACCGACCGTGACTGGATCACCGACATCGCTCGTTTCGCCCTGCGGCAGCGCCGCGTCGCCGGACGCGGCCACCGCACCCTCAGGGGGGCACGCCCATGA
- a CDS encoding TetR family transcriptional regulator, translated as MDAIDAGGDSLRERKKQHTYLAAAKAAVKLVSERGIRAVRVDDICERAGISRSTFFRYFDSKESCLIAGLHHGRLKAVLAALQARPAAEDAFTALCNAFLDITADWRDHRQMARLEMRIRAENPAVRAHSDAEYIAWEEALARALEPRCAKAAGEAAGQVADSVRLLGPRLVAGIVLCAVRLATEQWVRQGAACSPAEMYAQAFGAVRTVIAAGS; from the coding sequence ATGGATGCGATCGACGCCGGAGGAGACTCCCTGCGGGAGCGCAAGAAGCAGCACACCTACCTGGCGGCGGCCAAGGCCGCGGTCAAGCTCGTCTCCGAACGCGGCATACGCGCCGTGCGCGTGGACGACATCTGCGAACGCGCCGGCATCAGCCGCTCGACGTTCTTCCGCTACTTCGACTCCAAGGAAAGCTGCCTCATCGCCGGCCTGCACCACGGCCGCCTGAAAGCCGTGCTGGCCGCCCTGCAGGCGCGCCCGGCCGCAGAAGACGCCTTCACCGCACTGTGCAACGCCTTCCTCGACATCACCGCCGACTGGCGCGACCACCGCCAGATGGCCCGGCTGGAGATGCGCATCCGCGCCGAGAACCCGGCCGTGCGGGCCCACTCCGACGCCGAGTACATCGCCTGGGAGGAGGCGCTGGCCCGGGCCCTGGAGCCGCGCTGCGCGAAGGCCGCCGGCGAGGCCGCAGGTCAGGTCGCCGACTCGGTGCGTCTCCTGGGGCCGCGCCTGGTCGCCGGGATCGTCTTGTGCGCGGTGCGTCTGGCCACCGAGCAGTGGGTGCGTCAAGGCGCCGCCTGCTCGCCGGCGGAGATGTACGCCCAGGCCTTCGGTGCGGTCCGCACGGTCATCGCGGCCGGGTCTTAG
- a CDS encoding TrmH family RNA methyltransferase — MTRTEQRRQLRPTDVKRLNRAWRRRTHGRLGLIVESVTQPFNVGSIVRTCAVFGVEHLWLAGNTTPPTHRNAGKTALGTERLVPWSQAGTPQQAVREAHDQGLRVIALELAGGAIPLHRAPLEGDVCLAVGGEDHGCSPALLEAADAVAYIPQIGRVGSLNVAVATAIALAEARRREWAALGEDLP; from the coding sequence ATGACCCGCACTGAACAACGCCGGCAGCTGCGTCCCACCGACGTCAAACGCCTCAACCGCGCCTGGCGGCGCCGCACCCACGGCCGCCTGGGACTGATCGTCGAGTCGGTCACCCAGCCGTTCAACGTCGGTTCCATCGTGCGCACCTGCGCGGTCTTCGGAGTCGAACACCTGTGGCTGGCCGGCAACACCACACCCCCCACCCACCGCAACGCCGGGAAAACCGCCCTGGGCACCGAACGGCTCGTGCCCTGGTCCCAGGCCGGCACCCCCCAGCAGGCCGTCCGGGAAGCCCACGACCAAGGGCTGCGCGTCATCGCACTGGAGCTGGCCGGCGGGGCGATCCCGCTGCACCGGGCGCCGTTGGAGGGCGATGTGTGCCTGGCCGTCGGCGGTGAAGACCACGGCTGCTCCCCCGCCCTGCTGGAGGCCGCCGACGCCGTCGCCTACATCCCCCAAATCGGCCGGGTCGGCTCCCTCAACGTCGCCGTCGCCACGGCCATCGCCCTGGCCGAGGCCCGCCGCCGGGAATGGGCCGCCCTCGGCGAAGACCTCCCCTAA
- a CDS encoding LysE family translocator, whose product MVEALVAFCGAALLVSMAPGPSTVVIMRESALGGRAAGIAALAGNEVGMLGWALVAAAGLSALLAVSELAYDVLRVTGAAVLVWLGAQTLWRARRPPAPGGDRLPAATSQRRLWRSFRTGVVTAAANPKAGVFVVSFLPQFIPPGAPVPAMLPALALLWVAIDVIWYLGMVWLVGTLRPLVTRPQVQRRLEQACGALLVGLGARLAAESR is encoded by the coding sequence ATGGTGGAGGCTTTGGTCGCCTTCTGCGGCGCGGCGCTGCTGGTGTCGATGGCCCCCGGCCCCAGCACCGTGGTGATCATGCGGGAGTCGGCGCTGGGGGGACGGGCGGCGGGCATTGCGGCCCTGGCCGGCAACGAGGTCGGAATGCTGGGATGGGCCCTGGTCGCGGCCGCGGGCCTGTCGGCGCTGCTGGCGGTGTCCGAACTGGCCTACGACGTTCTGCGCGTCACCGGGGCGGCGGTGCTGGTGTGGCTGGGCGCGCAGACCCTCTGGCGGGCCCGCCGCCCGCCCGCCCCCGGCGGTGACCGTCTTCCGGCCGCCACGTCGCAACGCCGGTTGTGGCGCAGCTTCCGCACCGGAGTGGTGACCGCGGCGGCCAACCCCAAGGCCGGGGTGTTCGTGGTGTCCTTCCTGCCGCAGTTCATCCCCCCGGGGGCGCCGGTGCCGGCGATGCTGCCGGCCTTGGCGCTGCTGTGGGTGGCGATCGATGTGATCTGGTATCTCGGGATGGTGTGGCTGGTGGGGACGCTGCGCCCGCTGGTGACCCGGCCGCAGGTTCAGCGGCGGCTGGAACAGGCCTGTGGGGCGCTGCTCGTTGGACTGGGCGCACGCCTGGCAGCGGAATCCCGCTGA
- a CDS encoding AAA family ATPase produces MTVAAHDIDQAAALLQRTVAEIKKVIVGQEHMVERMVVALLAKGHCLLEGVPGVAKTLAVGTLAQVVGGTFARLQFTPDLVPSDIVGTRIYHPSTEQFDVELGPVFVNFVLADEINRAPAKVQSALLEVMAERQVSLAGRTFPLPKPFLVIATQNPIESEGVYPLPEAQRDRFLMKVNVSYPAAHEEMQILQRMSVEPPQAEQVLDPQRLIALQQTAAQVSVHELVADYIVRLVMATREPAHYHLPDLRQVIDIGASPRATLGLVAAARALALLHGRDFVLPDDVRAVAPDVMAHRIVLTFDALADGVDPGEVIDQILAAVPPPRVVWNHDHTVPA; encoded by the coding sequence ATGACCGTGGCCGCTCATGACATCGACCAGGCAGCAGCGCTGCTGCAACGCACCGTCGCTGAGATCAAGAAGGTGATCGTCGGTCAAGAGCACATGGTCGAACGCATGGTGGTGGCGTTGCTGGCCAAGGGCCACTGCCTGCTGGAGGGGGTTCCCGGTGTCGCCAAGACACTGGCGGTGGGCACGCTGGCCCAGGTGGTGGGAGGGACGTTCGCCCGCCTGCAGTTCACTCCCGACCTGGTGCCCTCCGACATCGTCGGCACCCGCATCTACCACCCCTCCACCGAGCAGTTCGATGTGGAGCTGGGCCCGGTCTTTGTCAATTTCGTGCTGGCCGATGAGATCAACCGGGCCCCGGCCAAGGTGCAGTCGGCGCTGCTGGAGGTCATGGCCGAGCGGCAGGTGTCGCTGGCCGGGCGGACCTTTCCGCTGCCCAAGCCGTTTTTGGTGATCGCCACGCAGAACCCGATCGAGTCCGAAGGGGTCTATCCGCTGCCGGAGGCGCAGCGGGACCGGTTCTTGATGAAGGTCAACGTCTCGTATCCGGCGGCGCACGAGGAGATGCAGATCCTGCAGCGCATGAGCGTGGAGCCGCCGCAGGCCGAGCAGGTCCTGGACCCGCAACGGCTGATCGCCCTGCAGCAGACCGCCGCGCAGGTGTCGGTGCATGAGCTGGTCGCCGACTACATCGTGCGTCTGGTCATGGCCACCCGGGAACCGGCCCACTACCACCTGCCGGATCTGCGGCAGGTCATCGACATCGGGGCCAGCCCGCGGGCCACGCTGGGGCTGGTGGCCGCCGCGCGGGCCCTGGCGTTGCTGCACGGCCGTGACTTCGTGCTGCCCGATGACGTGCGCGCCGTCGCCCCCGATGTGATGGCCCACCGGATCGTGCTGACCTTCGATGCGCTGGCCGACGGAGTGGATCCCGGCGAGGTCATCGATCAGATCCTGGCCGCCGTCCCCCCGCCCCGGGTGGTGTGGAACCACGACCACACCGTCCCGGCGTGA
- a CDS encoding enoyl-CoA hydratase/isomerase family protein has protein sequence MLTDSDAYLRDTPASGKTVRMERPAPGVRLLTLDRPHRLNAMSGELIKDLHAALDEVAVDDECRVLIITGAGRAFCAGLDLHDPPVREATAPASPQQEARRRSPQAGLHVQQAIAALVPKLRNLRQPVIAAVNGPAAGGGFALALACDVRIAAASAKFNAAFVRIGLSGCDIGVSWLLPRLIGAGRSHELLLTGRFVEAEEAERIGLVNRVVDDGQVVRAALETAELICANSPMGVWMTKEVAWSQLEVASLQAGIDLENRTQVLISYTRDHTEQITSFLERRTPRYTDS, from the coding sequence ATGCTGACCGACAGCGACGCCTACCTGCGCGACACCCCCGCTTCGGGGAAGACGGTGCGGATGGAGCGGCCCGCCCCCGGTGTGCGGCTGCTGACCTTGGACCGCCCGCACCGGCTCAACGCGATGTCCGGCGAGCTGATCAAAGACCTGCACGCCGCGCTCGATGAGGTCGCCGTGGACGACGAATGCCGGGTCCTCATCATCACCGGCGCCGGTCGTGCTTTTTGCGCCGGGCTGGACCTGCACGATCCGCCCGTCCGCGAGGCCACTGCTCCCGCCTCCCCGCAGCAGGAGGCCCGGCGGCGCAGCCCGCAGGCGGGCCTGCACGTCCAGCAGGCCATCGCCGCGCTCGTGCCCAAGCTGCGCAATCTGCGTCAGCCGGTCATCGCCGCCGTCAACGGCCCGGCCGCCGGCGGTGGTTTCGCCTTGGCGCTGGCTTGTGATGTCCGCATCGCCGCCGCCTCGGCCAAGTTCAACGCCGCTTTCGTGCGCATCGGGCTTTCCGGCTGCGACATCGGCGTCAGCTGGCTGCTGCCGCGGCTGATCGGCGCCGGCCGCTCCCATGAGCTGCTGCTGACCGGGCGGTTCGTGGAGGCTGAGGAGGCCGAGCGCATCGGTTTGGTCAACCGGGTCGTCGATGACGGCCAGGTGGTGCGGGCGGCGTTGGAGACCGCCGAGCTGATCTGCGCCAACAGCCCGATGGGGGTGTGGATGACCAAGGAGGTGGCCTGGAGCCAGCTGGAGGTCGCCAGTTTGCAGGCCGGTATCGACCTGGAGAACCGCACCCAGGTGCTGATCTCCTACACCCGCGACCACACCGAGCAGATCACCTCTTTCCTGGAGCGGCGCACCCCCCGCTACACCGATTCTTGA
- a CDS encoding glycerophosphodiester phosphodiesterase — protein sequence MQAGYTFLDHPGPIPFAHRGGARHGLENSMPAFQYAVDLGYRYLETDVHATADGVLVAFHDRTLDRVTDRRGAIARMTYAQVSRARIAGVEPIPLLEDILGSWPHVRVNIDIKDAPAIDPLARVLHRTRAWHRVCITSFSSRRLAALRARLPLYTDQKVCTALGPRGVMALRARSAGGPAAKLVRLAATGVACAQVPYGLGPLPFVTASFIEQAHRLGLKVHAWTVNRREEMERLLDLGVDGIMTDDLITLREVLMARGLWTPAEAFR from the coding sequence ATGCAGGCCGGCTACACCTTCCTCGACCATCCCGGGCCGATCCCGTTCGCCCACCGCGGCGGCGCCCGCCACGGCCTGGAAAACTCCATGCCCGCCTTCCAGTACGCCGTCGACCTGGGCTACCGCTACCTGGAGACCGACGTGCACGCCACCGCCGACGGTGTCCTGGTGGCCTTTCACGACCGGACCTTGGACCGGGTCACCGACCGGCGCGGCGCCATCGCCCGCATGACCTACGCCCAGGTCTCCCGCGCCCGCATCGCCGGAGTCGAACCCATCCCGCTGCTGGAGGACATCCTGGGCAGCTGGCCGCACGTGCGGGTCAACATCGACATCAAAGACGCCCCCGCCATCGACCCCCTGGCCCGCGTGCTGCACCGCACCCGCGCCTGGCACCGGGTGTGCATCACCTCTTTCTCCTCCCGGCGCCTGGCGGCGCTGCGGGCGCGGCTGCCGCTGTACACCGACCAGAAGGTGTGCACCGCGTTGGGGCCGCGGGGGGTGATGGCGCTGCGGGCCCGCTCGGCCGGGGGGCCGGCCGCCAAACTCGTCCGCCTGGCCGCCACCGGGGTCGCCTGCGCCCAGGTCCCCTACGGGCTGGGGCCGTTGCCTTTTGTCACCGCCTCTTTCATCGAGCAGGCCCACCGGCTGGGGTTGAAGGTGCACGCCTGGACCGTCAACCGCCGCGAGGAGATGGAACGGCTGCTGGATCTGGGCGTCGACGGCATCATGACCGACGACCTGATCACCTTGCGGGAGGTGCTGATGGCCCGAGGGCTGTGGACCCCCGCTGAGGCGTTCCGCTGA
- a CDS encoding VWA domain-containing protein, protein MTFLSPGRLWVLAVVPLLVAVYVLVQRRRRRYVVRFTNAALLHQVAPRRPGWRRHVAAGLFLAMVTVMCLAFARPATPVKVPRERATVMVAIDVSLSMMAKDVAPNRFEAAKAAAKKFIQDLPARFNVGVVAFAGSANVVATPSGDRAAAISSIDTLTLAKRTAIGEAVFTSLQAIRSFDAQAGQDPPPAHIVLLSDGDNTTGRSVPEAIDAARAADVPVSTIAFGTPYGTVEIDGETTPVEVNKVTLAGLAQGTNGKAYEAADNDQLSQVYANIGTSLGWRIEHQDVAARFTGIALLLALAAAGASLAWFSRLP, encoded by the coding sequence ATGACTTTTCTGTCTCCTGGCCGGCTGTGGGTTTTGGCGGTCGTTCCGCTGCTGGTGGCGGTGTATGTGCTGGTGCAGCGGCGGCGGCGCCGTTATGTGGTCCGCTTCACCAATGCGGCGCTGCTGCACCAGGTCGCGCCCCGCCGCCCGGGGTGGCGGCGGCATGTGGCGGCCGGGTTGTTCTTGGCCATGGTGACGGTGATGTGCCTGGCCTTTGCGCGTCCGGCCACGCCGGTGAAGGTGCCGCGGGAACGCGCCACGGTGATGGTCGCCATCGATGTGTCGCTGTCGATGATGGCCAAGGACGTGGCGCCCAACCGGTTCGAGGCCGCCAAGGCCGCCGCCAAGAAGTTCATCCAAGACCTGCCGGCCCGCTTCAACGTCGGGGTGGTCGCCTTCGCCGGCAGCGCCAACGTCGTGGCCACCCCCAGCGGGGACAGGGCCGCGGCCATCTCCAGCATCGACACCCTCACCCTGGCCAAGCGCACCGCCATCGGGGAGGCGGTCTTCACCAGCCTGCAGGCCATCCGGTCCTTTGACGCCCAGGCCGGCCAAGATCCCCCGCCGGCTCACATCGTGCTGCTGTCGGATGGGGACAACACCACCGGCCGGTCGGTTCCCGAGGCCATCGACGCCGCGCGCGCCGCCGACGTCCCGGTGTCGACCATCGCGTTCGGCACCCCGTATGGGACGGTGGAGATCGACGGGGAGACCACTCCGGTGGAGGTCAACAAGGTCACCTTGGCGGGGCTGGCGCAGGGCACCAACGGCAAGGCCTATGAGGCGGCCGACAACGATCAGCTGTCGCAGGTGTATGCCAACATCGGCACCTCGCTGGGGTGGCGGATCGAGCACCAGGACGTGGCCGCCCGTTTCACGGGGATCGCGTTGCTGCTGGCCCTGGCCGCCGCGGGGGCGTCCTTGGCGTGGTTTTCCCGCCTGCCGTAA
- a CDS encoding YbgA family protein has product MSRPRIAVPADGRPPGRHAQWVWLDLRTQQTLEEALRALRNGRSPPPPLLAEDADGYVCPAGMDVRSLPVCVAGVWHLAPVIDEAHLQDPLAGMDFAERAFAHARLRELLGRPDWRTGELVAFHAGHKMQLLAHDPLRYRQAGRVVAQASRRPRQETTAAYTRLFQEALAVRADVGRHVNALQHCLGMLTTDVHRRRVLAAAIDSYRVGLVPFDVPATLIRHQAERDGDEYIGTQTYLAPYPEDLWWLGW; this is encoded by the coding sequence ATGAGCCGGCCCCGTATCGCGGTGCCGGCCGATGGCCGCCCGCCCGGCCGCCACGCCCAATGGGTGTGGCTGGACCTGCGGACACAGCAGACCCTGGAGGAGGCCCTGCGGGCACTGCGCAACGGCCGCTCCCCGCCGCCTCCGCTCCTTGCCGAGGACGCCGACGGCTATGTGTGCCCGGCCGGCATGGATGTGCGCAGCCTGCCGGTCTGTGTCGCGGGCGTGTGGCATCTGGCGCCGGTGATCGATGAGGCGCACCTGCAGGACCCGCTGGCGGGCATGGACTTCGCCGAACGGGCCTTCGCCCACGCCCGGCTGCGTGAGCTGCTGGGACGCCCCGACTGGCGCACCGGCGAACTGGTGGCCTTCCACGCCGGCCACAAGATGCAGCTGCTGGCCCACGACCCGCTCCGCTACCGGCAGGCCGGCCGTGTCGTGGCGCAGGCGAGCCGACGGCCACGCCAAGAGACCACCGCCGCCTACACCCGCCTGTTCCAGGAGGCGCTGGCGGTCCGGGCCGACGTCGGCAGGCATGTCAATGCGCTGCAACACTGCCTGGGGATGCTCACCACCGACGTCCACCGGCGGCGGGTGCTGGCCGCGGCCATCGACTCCTACCGGGTGGGGCTGGTGCCTTTCGACGTGCCCGCCACGCTGATCCGCCACCAGGCGGAACGCGACGGGGATGAGTACATCGGGACGCAGACCTACCTGGCCCCCTACCCGGAGGATCTGTGGTGGCTGGGCTGGTGA
- a CDS encoding SDR family NAD(P)-dependent oxidoreductase — protein sequence MDAEKLRSLFDLTGRVAIITGGTRGIGRAIAEGFVAAGASVVVASRKAEACAETEAHLKAMGGAALGVPTHMGDLDALDALVSRTVDTFGGIDILVNNAANPLALPLGSFTPEAFAKSQDVNVRGPVFLVQRALEHLTASPHAAIINVVSAGAFMFSPNVSMYAAAKAAMVSYTRSMAAEFAPRGIRVNALAPGTVDTTMVRKNPPEFQRLMEQASLQKRMAHPDEMVGPALFLASDAASFVTGQVLLADGGLVPH from the coding sequence GTGGACGCTGAGAAGCTGCGGTCCTTGTTCGACTTGACCGGCCGGGTCGCGATCATCACCGGTGGCACCCGGGGCATCGGACGGGCGATCGCCGAGGGGTTCGTCGCCGCCGGCGCGAGCGTGGTCGTGGCCAGCCGCAAGGCCGAGGCCTGCGCCGAGACCGAGGCGCACCTGAAGGCCATGGGGGGTGCGGCCTTGGGAGTGCCCACGCACATGGGTGACCTGGATGCGCTGGATGCGCTGGTGAGCCGTACCGTCGACACCTTCGGCGGGATCGACATCCTGGTCAACAACGCGGCCAACCCGCTGGCGCTGCCGCTGGGCTCCTTCACTCCCGAGGCGTTCGCCAAGTCCCAGGACGTCAACGTCCGCGGCCCGGTCTTTTTGGTGCAGCGGGCGCTGGAGCACCTGACCGCGAGCCCGCATGCCGCGATCATCAACGTGGTCTCGGCGGGGGCGTTCATGTTCTCCCCGAACGTGTCGATGTATGCGGCGGCCAAGGCCGCCATGGTGTCCTACACCCGTTCCATGGCCGCTGAGTTCGCCCCGCGGGGCATCCGGGTCAACGCGCTGGCCCCCGGGACCGTCGACACCACCATGGTCCGCAAGAACCCGCCGGAGTTTCAGCGGCTGATGGAGCAGGCCTCGCTGCAAAAGCGCATGGCGCACCCTGATGAGATGGTCGGCCCGGCGCTGTTTTTGGCCTCCGATGCCGCCAGTTTCGTCACCGGGCAGGTCCTGCTGGCCGATGGCGGCCTGGTCCCTCATTGA
- a CDS encoding class F sortase, with the protein MTSRHESTPIRRGLQGAPVLMAALLGLVMIALAVGGPAGPPQPPAWAAAARAADHSGPLLPRSAPLRVRIPAIGVQAPLAHLGLNPDASLQVPPAGRPDLAGWYRGGPAPGERGPAVIVGHVDSPRGPAVFYDLGRLRPHDRIEVDRADGRVAVFTVESIERVPKERFPTERVYGPLDHAGLRLITCGGRFDRARRGYRDNVIVYAHQTAVR; encoded by the coding sequence ATGACGTCACGGCATGAAAGCACGCCCATCCGGCGGGGGCTGCAAGGCGCCCCGGTCCTCATGGCGGCACTGCTCGGCCTGGTGATGATCGCCCTGGCAGTGGGCGGACCGGCCGGGCCGCCGCAGCCGCCGGCGTGGGCGGCCGCCGCCCGCGCAGCCGACCACAGCGGCCCCCTCCTGCCCCGCTCCGCTCCCCTGCGGGTGCGCATCCCGGCCATCGGGGTGCAGGCCCCACTGGCTCACCTGGGGCTGAATCCCGACGCCTCGCTCCAGGTCCCCCCGGCCGGCCGGCCCGACCTGGCCGGCTGGTACCGGGGCGGGCCCGCCCCCGGGGAACGCGGCCCCGCCGTGATCGTGGGCCATGTGGACTCCCCGCGCGGGCCTGCGGTCTTCTACGACCTGGGCCGGCTGCGGCCCCACGACCGCATCGAGGTCGACCGGGCCGACGGCCGGGTGGCCGTATTCACCGTCGAATCGATCGAACGGGTCCCCAAGGAGCGTTTCCCGACCGAGCGGGTCTACGGTCCCCTCGACCACGCCGGGCTGAGACTGATCACCTGCGGTGGCCGTTTCGACCGGGCCCGGCGCGGTTACCGAGACAACGTCATCGTCTACGCCCACCAGACCGCGGTTCGCTGA
- a CDS encoding class I SAM-dependent methyltransferase, producing MGEHYFTERPEAAGRRRTVHLVLPDVHLRLTTDRGVFSPDRIDPGTRILLETVPAPPAEGDLLDVGCGYGPIALAMALRSPRARVYGVDVNERALQLARLNARTAGIGNASFHRPEQIDPAMRFAALWSNPPIRIGKAALHELLTTWLARLLPGATAYLVVHKHLGSDSLHRWLQQQGWPTERIASRSAYRVLAVTAHPDAPAAPSRQERP from the coding sequence GTGGGGGAACACTACTTCACCGAACGGCCGGAGGCCGCCGGGCGCCGCCGCACCGTTCACCTCGTCCTGCCGGATGTGCACCTGCGGCTGACCACCGACCGTGGCGTGTTCTCCCCCGACCGCATCGACCCGGGCACCCGCATCCTGCTGGAGACCGTGCCCGCACCCCCCGCCGAAGGCGACCTGCTCGATGTGGGCTGCGGGTACGGGCCCATCGCCTTGGCCATGGCGCTGCGCTCCCCCCGGGCGAGGGTGTACGGCGTGGACGTCAACGAGCGGGCGCTGCAGCTGGCGCGTCTCAACGCCCGCACCGCCGGGATCGGCAACGCCAGTTTTCACCGGCCCGAGCAGATCGACCCGGCGATGCGGTTCGCCGCATTGTGGTCCAACCCGCCCATCCGCATCGGCAAGGCCGCCTTGCACGAGCTGCTGACCACCTGGCTGGCGCGGCTGCTCCCCGGCGCCACCGCCTACCTGGTCGTGCACAAACACCTGGGTTCTGACAGCCTGCACCGCTGGCTGCAGCAGCAGGGCTGGCCCACCGAACGCATCGCCTCCCGCTCGGCCTACCGCGTCCTGGCCGTCACCGCCCACCCCGATGCGCCGGCCGCGCCGTCCCGCCAGGAGAGACCATGA